A part of Lacinutrix sp. 5H-3-7-4 genomic DNA contains:
- a CDS encoding 3-hydroxyanthranilate 3,4-dioxygenase produces MSNIVSPINFKAWIEENRHLLKPPVGNKVVWKDGDFIVMVVGGPNSRKDYHYNETPEFFYQVEGDIVLKIIDNGTPKDVHIKEGDIYLLPPKVPHSPQRGANTVGLVIEYKRPEGMRDALLWFCENCTTKLYEEDFTVENIETDMPKIFDEYYGDKQKRSCPNCGEVMQPPSKVKIE; encoded by the coding sequence ATGAGTAATATAGTATCTCCAATAAATTTTAAAGCATGGATAGAAGAAAACCGTCACCTTTTAAAGCCGCCAGTTGGTAATAAAGTAGTATGGAAAGATGGTGATTTTATAGTCATGGTTGTTGGTGGGCCTAATAGTAGAAAAGATTACCATTATAACGAAACACCAGAGTTTTTTTATCAAGTAGAAGGTGATATAGTTTTAAAAATTATAGATAATGGCACACCAAAAGATGTGCATATAAAAGAAGGTGATATTTATTTATTGCCACCTAAAGTACCACATTCTCCGCAGCGAGGTGCAAATACAGTAGGATTAGTTATAGAGTATAAACGTCCAGAAGGTATGCGTGATGCTTTACTTTGGTTTTGCGAAAATTGTACAACAAAACTTTATGAGGAAGATTTTACTGTTGAAAATATTGAAACAGATATGCCTAAAATTTTCGATGAATATTATGGAGATAAACAAAAACGAAGTTGCCCTAACTGTGGCGAGGTAATGCAACCACCAAGTAAAGTTAAAATAGAATAA
- a CDS encoding amidohydrolase family protein, producing MGNKRKLRINGHSHLLPYPEQIPQFMQDKGIFWVDKDRKFMLQKDWSRPVTDSSFFLDEKLAWMERNKLDHAVVLNLSQLYGNGLRVEEMKQALRFQNDFNANVQHENPSKFTCGFVVHPGFVRGACWEIERCVEELGMQLLCLPTHYMDTIGTWRCIFDEENEPIFELANKYNLAVEIHPYDGEKFIKLENTSWRFHLIWMLAQCADAYHFLTLNGYQDKYPNMRTCFAHGGQLAQINLGRRIQGFDGRPDLFEGKSHPRKAVGHKNIFFDTLVHDTGGLELLIKNQGSKQVLMGLDDPYPLGEMESEKQSSYPGKILDLAMERKIITEVERDNIWEDNVLRWLCGEDEAAKQKLVNRILS from the coding sequence ATGGGAAACAAAAGAAAACTTAGAATAAACGGTCACTCACATTTATTGCCATATCCAGAACAAATTCCACAATTTATGCAGGATAAAGGTATATTTTGGGTAGATAAAGACCGTAAATTCATGCTTCAAAAAGATTGGAGTCGTCCTGTAACAGATTCTAGTTTTTTCTTAGACGAAAAACTAGCATGGATGGAGCGCAATAAGTTAGACCATGCCGTAGTACTTAATTTATCGCAATTATACGGTAATGGTTTGCGAGTAGAAGAAATGAAACAAGCCTTACGTTTTCAAAACGATTTTAATGCTAATGTACAGCACGAAAACCCAAGTAAATTTACTTGTGGTTTTGTAGTCCACCCAGGTTTTGTGCGTGGTGCATGTTGGGAAATTGAACGTTGTGTAGAAGAGTTAGGCATGCAATTATTATGCTTACCAACACATTATATGGATACTATTGGTACCTGGCGTTGCATTTTTGATGAGGAAAACGAACCTATTTTCGAGCTAGCTAATAAGTATAATCTTGCAGTAGAAATCCATCCATATGATGGAGAAAAATTTATAAAATTAGAAAACACCTCTTGGCGTTTTCATTTAATCTGGATGTTAGCACAATGTGCAGATGCTTATCACTTTTTAACCTTAAATGGGTATCAAGATAAATATCCAAATATGAGAACTTGTTTTGCTCACGGTGGGCAATTAGCACAAATAAACCTAGGTAGAAGAATTCAAGGTTTTGATGGAAGGCCAGATTTATTTGAAGGTAAAAGCCATCCAAGAAAAGCAGTAGGACATAAAAATATATTTTTCGATACTTTAGTTCATGATACTGGCGGATTAGAATTGTTAATTAAAAATCAAGGCTCAAAACAAGTATTAATGGGACTCGATGATCCTTACCCATTAGGAGAAATGGAAAGTGAAAAACAAAGCTCTTACCCAGGAAAAATTCTAGATTTAGCAATGGAGCGTAAAATTATTACAGAAGTAGAACGTGATAATATTTGGGAAGATAATGTACTAAGATGGCTTTGTGGTGAAGATGAAGCAGCCAAGCAAAAATTAGTAAATAGAATATTAAGTTAA
- a CDS encoding O-methyltransferase produces the protein MHFIPEKLDDYVVAHSQNEPELLQQLTRETFQKILQPRMSSGPYQGRVLSMISKLIQPENILEIGTFTGYSTLCLAEGLKPNGSIDTIDINEELFDFQRNFFDKSTYGNQINQHLGNALEVIPELNKTFDLVFIDADKDNYINYFNLIVDKLKPGAIILSDNVLWSGKVIEKLDPKDKMTKAVLDYNALLKTDARVETVVLPIRDGLTISRKL, from the coding sequence ATGCATTTTATACCAGAAAAATTAGACGATTATGTAGTAGCACATTCTCAAAATGAGCCAGAGCTATTACAACAATTAACACGCGAAACTTTTCAAAAAATATTACAACCACGCATGTCTAGTGGTCCGTACCAAGGTCGTGTGTTAAGTATGATTTCAAAATTAATACAACCAGAAAATATTTTAGAAATAGGTACATTCACAGGATATTCAACATTATGTCTGGCTGAAGGTTTAAAACCTAATGGTAGTATAGACACCATAGATATTAATGAAGAACTTTTTGATTTTCAGCGTAATTTTTTTGATAAATCTACTTATGGAAACCAAATAAATCAACATTTAGGTAATGCTTTAGAAGTAATACCAGAATTAAATAAAACCTTCGATTTAGTTTTTATTGACGCAGACAAGGATAATTATATAAACTATTTTAATTTAATAGTAGATAAATTAAAACCGGGAGCAATTATATTATCAGACAATGTATTATGGAGCGGTAAGGTTATAGAAAAACTAGACCCAAAAGATAAAATGACAAAAGCAGTGTTAGATTATAATGCACTTTTAAAAACCGATGCTAGAGTAGAAACAGTTGTATTACCTATTCGAGACGGATTAACAATAAGCCGAAAGCTATAG
- a CDS encoding HipA family kinase, protein MSTLEIRTVDVVKYVTPLREGGSLPAIVKGSDDFLYVLKFRGAGQGTKALVAEFIGGELARAIGLKVPELVFMNLDDSFSKTEPDEEIQDLLKFSVGLNLGLHYLSGSITYDPLASVADALTASKVVLLDSIISNIDRTAKNPNILNWNKELWVIDNGASFYFHHNWDTWRNHLTRTFPLIKDHVLLDRAQHLKEAASEIVKTLDFKTIERIINKIPEDWLENEGDTMSPNEIKLAYIEYLEAKLSMIDLLVKEAEDAR, encoded by the coding sequence ATGAGCACACTAGAAATTAGAACTGTAGATGTCGTTAAGTATGTAACGCCGTTGCGTGAAGGTGGATCGCTACCAGCTATTGTAAAGGGTAGTGATGACTTTTTGTATGTGCTTAAGTTTAGAGGTGCAGGACAAGGCACAAAAGCATTAGTTGCAGAGTTTATTGGTGGAGAATTAGCTCGAGCTATTGGTTTAAAAGTACCAGAATTGGTGTTTATGAACTTAGACGACTCGTTTAGTAAAACCGAACCAGATGAAGAAATTCAAGATTTATTAAAGTTTAGTGTAGGTTTAAACTTAGGTTTACATTACTTAAGTGGTTCTATAACATACGATCCATTAGCATCTGTAGCAGACGCTCTAACAGCTTCTAAAGTAGTGCTGCTAGATAGTATTATAAGTAATATTGACAGAACAGCAAAAAACCCAAACATATTAAACTGGAATAAAGAACTTTGGGTAATAGATAATGGTGCCAGTTTTTATTTTCATCATAATTGGGATACTTGGAGAAATCACCTAACAAGAACATTTCCATTAATAAAAGATCATGTATTGTTAGATCGCGCTCAACATTTAAAGGAAGCAGCTAGTGAAATAGTTAAAACCTTAGATTTTAAAACAATTGAGAGAATAATTAATAAAATTCCTGAAGATTGGTTAGAAAATGAAGGCGATACAATGTCTCCTAACGAAATTAAATTAGCTTATATAGAATATTTAGAAGCTAAATTGTCAATGATTGATTTATTAGTAAAAGAAGCTGAAGATGCAAGATAA
- a CDS encoding DUF3037 domain-containing protein, with product MQDKVTFEYAIIRLVPRVEREEFFNIGVILFSKRKKFLSVKYNINEAKLAAFSCDLQLEDLNNYLKSWDLICKGDKSSGKIGAFELADRFRWLAASRSTVIQSSKTHSGLTNNPQKELEAIFRQYVLCDNKEKLF from the coding sequence ATGCAAGATAAAGTTACTTTTGAATACGCTATAATACGCTTGGTGCCTAGAGTAGAACGTGAAGAGTTTTTTAATATAGGAGTGATTTTATTCTCGAAAAGAAAAAAATTTTTGAGCGTAAAATATAATATTAACGAAGCCAAACTAGCTGCTTTTTCTTGTGATTTGCAGTTAGAAGATTTAAATAATTATTTAAAATCTTGGGACTTAATTTGCAAAGGTGATAAATCTAGCGGTAAAATAGGTGCGTTTGAATTAGCCGATAGGTTTAGGTGGTTAGCTGCATCAAGAAGTACTGTAATACAAAGCTCTAAAACACATTCTGGCTTAACAAATAACCCACAAAAAGAATTAGAAGCTATTTTTAGGCAATATGTTTTATGTGATAATAAAGAGAAGTTATTTTAA
- a CDS encoding NAD(P)/FAD-dependent oxidoreductase has translation MIDYVIIGGAQAGLAIAYHLKKMNKKFIVLDGESEIGASWLNRWDSLKLFTPTEYNHLPGLPFNAPKGHYPSKVEVANYFKKYVDTFNIPVQLNTLVTKINKTEKGFEISYNNEQLIANNVIVATGPFHIPYTPPCHTKIDKSVLQMHSNYYKNVKQLQDGDALVVGGGDSGYQILNEISKDKARTVYFSGDTKVKSLPQQFLGKTLWWWFTKIGFLSYNKYSWIGKKINSSTQPVIGTDVKEILSRENVISVGRTKDALNQEIIFESTKVSTIKNVIWSTGYRPNFKWINGLELDADSYPKNYRGVSNIDGLYFIGLPWMFTRGSATLGGVSKDASYLANVIRNKN, from the coding sequence ATGATTGATTATGTGATTATTGGTGGTGCACAAGCAGGATTAGCTATAGCTTATCATTTAAAAAAAATGAATAAAAAGTTTATAGTTCTTGATGGCGAATCTGAAATTGGTGCCTCTTGGCTAAACAGATGGGATTCTTTAAAATTATTTACACCAACAGAATACAATCATTTACCTGGTTTACCATTTAACGCTCCAAAAGGTCATTATCCTTCTAAGGTTGAAGTTGCTAATTATTTTAAAAAATACGTAGACACTTTTAATATTCCTGTACAGTTAAATACTCTTGTAACTAAAATAAATAAAACCGAAAAAGGTTTTGAAATCTCATACAATAACGAACAATTGATTGCTAACAATGTTATTGTTGCCACTGGACCTTTTCATATACCATATACGCCACCTTGCCATACAAAAATTGACAAAAGTGTTTTACAAATGCATAGTAACTACTATAAAAATGTTAAACAATTGCAAGATGGTGATGCCTTAGTTGTTGGTGGTGGAGATTCTGGATACCAAATATTAAATGAAATATCTAAAGACAAAGCAAGAACTGTTTATTTTTCTGGAGATACAAAAGTAAAATCTTTACCTCAACAGTTTTTAGGTAAAACCTTATGGTGGTGGTTTACTAAAATTGGTTTTTTAAGTTATAATAAGTATAGTTGGATTGGAAAAAAAATAAACTCTTCTACTCAACCAGTTATTGGTACAGATGTAAAAGAAATTTTATCTAGAGAAAATGTAATTTCTGTAGGAAGAACTAAAGATGCTTTAAATCAAGAAATTATTTTTGAATCTACCAAGGTTTCAACTATAAAAAACGTGATTTGGTCAACCGGTTATCGCCCTAATTTTAAATGGATTAATGGTTTAGAATTAGATGCAGACAGCTACCCAAAAAACTATCGTGGTGTTAGCAATATAGATGGTCTTTATTTTATTGGCTTACCATGGATGTTTACACGAGGATCTGCGACTTTAGGTGGTGTATCAAAAGATGCCAGCTACCTTGCAAATGTAATACGTAATAAAAATTAA
- a CDS encoding CPBP family intramembrane glutamic endopeptidase produces MKSKLKFWSQFFLFVLILLILLFTRAFFWHQLIRLKIDSYNYHTLISIITNLILIIVSYLFIKRNNLFVIAGLKQVKLKRAYLLLFPVLYLCALNGIFMDDLNANISFTNILIFSLYVITIGFAEELSIRGFLQSHFINHLGNSKKGVIISVFLASLFFGLIHIINFDKGIYGELSQIGFATFIGVMFGFLLIVTKRIYPLVIIHAIIDFVGDLDEVGAKITTKIVEPVSLENSIFITLLTLPCLLYGLFLMKKYILKAE; encoded by the coding sequence ATGAAATCTAAACTTAAATTTTGGAGCCAGTTTTTTCTATTTGTTTTAATTCTTTTAATATTATTATTTACAAGAGCATTTTTTTGGCATCAGTTAATAAGACTTAAAATTGATTCCTACAATTATCATACATTAATAAGTATTATTACCAATTTAATTTTAATTATAGTTTCATATTTATTTATAAAACGAAACAACCTTTTTGTCATTGCAGGTTTAAAACAAGTGAAATTAAAACGTGCTTATTTACTATTATTTCCTGTACTTTATTTGTGTGCTCTTAATGGTATTTTTATGGATGATTTAAATGCTAATATTTCATTTACTAATATCTTAATTTTTTCACTTTATGTTATTACAATTGGTTTTGCCGAAGAATTAAGTATTAGAGGTTTTTTACAATCTCATTTTATAAACCATTTAGGAAACTCTAAAAAAGGCGTTATAATTTCGGTTTTTTTAGCCTCACTTTTTTTTGGGTTAATACATATTATTAATTTTGATAAAGGTATTTATGGAGAGCTGTCCCAAATAGGATTTGCAACATTTATTGGTGTTATGTTTGGGTTTTTATTGATTGTAACAAAAAGAATCTACCCGTTAGTTATTATTCATGCAATAATTGATTTTGTAGGAGATCTTGATGAAGTAGGTGCAAAAATTACTACAAAAATTGTTGAACCAGTTTCTTTGGAGAATAGTATTTTTATTACGCTTCTTACGCTACCATGTTTACTTTATGGTTTGTTTTTAATGAAAAAGTATATTTTAAAAGCAGAGTAA
- a CDS encoding S8 family serine peptidase: MKTTPIKLLLVVLVIFSSCTKDTTIDIKEQEQQLLDQSKPLTIDEINARIEMQLNNGETFEWKNETDHFLWSAVVHGNNILTIGYGNENENFSENRSKELLDKKENILKTIEATENYTRSKETVVEHEIINVIDVKIENLESIIRLRKTNGIRYLEPNGYNHYGANNAMRSSSGCSKDGESINSAHYSTIAPNNAQVSWHFNEHNIPQAWNYSTGSGITIGLIDTGVSQSQSLLNGNGFKDGYSSNSRFVQKYGTFIDSNWWWSSNYDGPHDKCGHGTAMASTMAAPRNDNGMPVGVAYNSNLVAYRATEDVLLNDYHERKGVSKALTELANRSDVKIISMSIGYVWSIGNIKDAVKYAYSKGKLIFAAGGTSTSFTNGYGVIFPATMSETVAVTGVNDGSNYERCDTCHSGSKIDFTIIMEGDNNTSKAPPVLGFYNNQRRYTGGSSVATATTAGIAALVWSRHPSWSRAQVLNKLKQSSEFYPNKNSSFGYGNINALQAVQ, translated from the coding sequence ATGAAAACAACTCCCATTAAACTACTTTTAGTAGTATTAGTAATCTTTTCATCTTGTACTAAAGACACCACAATTGATATTAAAGAACAAGAACAACAACTTCTTGACCAATCTAAACCTCTTACAATAGATGAAATTAATGCCAGAATTGAGATGCAACTTAATAATGGCGAAACATTTGAATGGAAAAATGAAACCGATCATTTTTTATGGAGTGCAGTTGTACACGGAAATAACATTCTTACCATAGGCTACGGTAATGAAAACGAAAATTTCAGCGAAAATAGATCTAAAGAATTACTTGATAAAAAAGAAAATATTCTAAAAACTATTGAAGCTACAGAAAACTACACTCGCAGTAAAGAAACTGTTGTAGAACATGAAATTATTAATGTTATCGATGTAAAAATTGAAAACCTAGAATCTATTATCCGTTTAAGAAAAACAAATGGTATTCGTTATCTAGAACCAAATGGTTACAACCACTATGGAGCCAACAATGCTATGCGTTCTAGTTCTGGCTGTAGTAAAGATGGTGAATCTATTAATAGCGCACACTACTCTACAATTGCACCTAATAATGCGCAGGTAAGCTGGCATTTTAATGAGCATAATATACCACAAGCATGGAATTATAGTACAGGTTCTGGCATTACTATAGGCTTAATAGATACTGGAGTATCACAATCACAATCTTTATTAAATGGTAATGGCTTTAAAGATGGTTACTCATCAAACTCAAGATTTGTACAAAAATACGGTACGTTTATAGACTCTAATTGGTGGTGGTCAAGTAATTATGATGGACCACATGATAAATGTGGTCACGGTACAGCAATGGCTTCTACAATGGCTGCACCAAGAAACGATAATGGCATGCCTGTAGGTGTTGCCTATAATTCAAATTTAGTAGCCTATAGAGCTACTGAAGATGTATTACTAAACGATTATCATGAACGTAAAGGTGTATCTAAAGCATTAACAGAATTAGCTAACAGAAGCGATGTTAAAATAATCTCTATGTCTATTGGTTATGTTTGGTCTATTGGTAATATTAAAGATGCTGTAAAATATGCTTATAGTAAAGGTAAATTAATATTTGCAGCTGGTGGTACTTCTACTAGTTTTACAAATGGTTATGGTGTAATTTTTCCTGCTACAATGAGTGAAACTGTAGCTGTTACTGGTGTAAACGATGGGTCTAATTACGAACGTTGTGACACTTGCCATAGTGGTAGCAAAATTGATTTTACAATTATTATGGAAGGTGACAATAACACAAGTAAAGCACCTCCAGTTTTAGGTTTTTATAATAACCAAAGACGTTATACTGGTGGCTCTTCTGTAGCAACAGCAACAACAGCAGGTATTGCTGCATTAGTTTGGTCTAGACACCCAAGCTGGAGCAGAGCTCAAGTTTTAAATAAATTAAAACAATCATCAGAATTTTACCCTAACAAAAATTCAAGTTTTGGTTATGGTAATATTAATGCACTACAAGCTGTGCAATAA
- a CDS encoding twin-arginine translocase TatA/TatE family subunit, whose translation MIKLTTFLFIGGQEAILIILAVVMIFGAKNIPEIARGLGKGMRMLKDASNDIKGEITKSAEQNGIDTSITKDVQEELKKVKDDLEDFTGSISRKM comes from the coding sequence GTGATAAAACTTACAACATTCTTATTTATTGGCGGTCAAGAAGCAATTTTAATTATTCTTGCAGTAGTCATGATATTTGGTGCTAAAAACATACCCGAAATTGCCAGAGGTCTTGGCAAAGGCATGCGTATGCTAAAAGATGCATCAAATGATATTAAAGGCGAAATAACTAAAAGCGCCGAGCAAAACGGTATTGATACCAGCATAACAAAAGATGTACAAGAAGAACTTAAAAAAGTAAAGGACGATCTTGAAGACTTTACAGGTTCAATAAGTCGTAAAATGTAA
- a CDS encoding inorganic diphosphatase yields the protein MSPEGKLTFDVLIEIPKGSRNKYEYDFELNKIRFDRMLFSSMMYPGDYGFIPETLALDGDPLDVLVMGTEPTFPMCVVEVKPIGVFHMADEKGPDEKLICVPVTDPIWNSYNDIDDLNPHRIKEITHFFQVYKDLEKKKVDVGGWGDAKEAYEILNKCVERYENSEHKTNGNFTI from the coding sequence ATGAGTCCAGAAGGAAAATTAACATTTGATGTTTTAATAGAAATACCAAAAGGTAGTAGAAACAAGTATGAATACGATTTCGAATTAAATAAAATTCGTTTCGATCGTATGTTATTTTCATCAATGATGTATCCAGGAGATTACGGTTTTATACCAGAAACATTAGCATTAGATGGAGATCCATTAGATGTATTAGTAATGGGTACAGAACCTACTTTTCCTATGTGCGTTGTAGAAGTTAAACCAATTGGTGTTTTTCATATGGCAGACGAAAAAGGTCCTGACGAGAAATTAATTTGTGTTCCTGTTACAGATCCTATTTGGAATAGCTACAATGATATTGATGATTTAAATCCTCACCGTATTAAAGAAATTACACACTTTTTCCAGGTTTATAAAGATTTAGAAAAGAAAAAAGTAGATGTTGGTGGTTGGGGAGATGCAAAAGAAGCTTACGAGATTCTTAATAAATGCGTTGAGCGCTACGAAAATAGCGAACATAAAACCAATGGTAACTTTACAATATAA
- a CDS encoding porin family protein produces MKKQILSFALILITAITLNAQDQEIKNKSHAGIKGGYNLASVSFDGDGETGQRSGFIIGFYGESFVNNAVAIQLEVQYSQQGYEIKNDNSTFTQKVNYINVPLLLKIYPTQNFYLEAGPQAGLAISHKEEFDSEFNLFDNEEEFEPNKFDYGVNFGAGIKTNSGVSLGVRYHLGLGDIYDEGKPKNRVWQFTLGFDF; encoded by the coding sequence ATGAAAAAACAAATCTTATCATTCGCACTTATATTAATAACAGCGATAACATTAAATGCGCAAGACCAAGAAATTAAAAACAAATCTCACGCAGGTATTAAAGGTGGCTATAACCTTGCCTCTGTAAGCTTCGATGGCGATGGAGAAACAGGACAACGCAGTGGCTTTATTATTGGTTTTTATGGCGAATCATTTGTTAATAATGCTGTTGCAATACAATTAGAAGTACAGTATTCTCAACAAGGCTACGAAATTAAAAATGATAATTCTACTTTCACTCAAAAAGTAAATTATATAAATGTACCATTACTATTAAAAATTTATCCAACACAAAATTTTTATTTAGAAGCAGGTCCACAAGCTGGTTTAGCTATTTCTCACAAAGAAGAATTTGATAGCGAATTTAACCTGTTCGATAATGAAGAAGAATTTGAACCTAACAAATTTGACTATGGTGTAAACTTTGGAGCAGGTATAAAAACTAACTCTGGTGTAAGCCTTGGTGTTCGCTACCATTTAGGACTTGGTGATATTTACGACGAAGGAAAACCTAAAAACAGAGTTTGGCAGTTTACATTAGGTTTCGACTTTTAA
- a CDS encoding RNA polymerase sigma factor: MKEQKKLCEETYFNSFYLKHVQHASNFAYYKCGDKDNALDLVQDAFSKIWENCSKIDFSKAKSYLFTTVNNLFLNKIKHEKVVMEYAKAAPYIDVNNESPEYILEEEQFKKKLQHAIALLTDKQREVFLLNRIEGKKYREIAEILGVSQKAVEKRMSLALTVLREKIEIL; encoded by the coding sequence ATGAAGGAACAAAAAAAACTTTGCGAAGAAACTTACTTTAATAGCTTTTATTTAAAGCATGTCCAGCATGCAAGTAACTTTGCGTATTATAAATGTGGAGATAAGGATAATGCGTTAGATCTTGTACAAGATGCTTTTTCTAAAATCTGGGAGAATTGTTCTAAAATTGATTTTAGTAAAGCTAAAAGCTATTTATTTACTACAGTTAATAATCTTTTTCTAAATAAAATAAAACATGAAAAGGTTGTTATGGAATATGCAAAAGCAGCGCCTTATATAGATGTTAATAATGAAAGCCCAGAATATATTTTAGAAGAAGAACAGTTTAAAAAAAAATTACAGCACGCCATTGCCTTGTTAACAGATAAACAGCGAGAAGTTTTTTTATTAAACAGAATTGAAGGAAAAAAATATAGAGAAATAGCCGAAATACTAGGTGTTTCTCAAAAAGCTGTAGAAAAACGAATGTCTCTAGCATTAACTGTTCTTAGAGAAAAAATAGAAATTTTATAA
- a CDS encoding FecR family protein, producing the protein MKDENKILKWLNNELSHEEIDDLKKSGNFKDLEKIAHYSTQLEAPKVDAEAALHAFRLKQKQKPKVRTLNFRPYLKYAAILVIMLSVAFLTFFNNNKSYNTTIAETETITLPDNSQVMLSAVSSLSYNNKKWKNDRDLELDGEAFFKVSKGKKFTVKTSVGEIQVLGTQFNVKERDNYFEVQCYEGLVAVTYNKKTVKLSKGKSFRVVDNTIELVDDFSSAQPSWLSQESTFDKVPLKHVIADLENYYNIKVETKAIDIEQLFTGTFTHNNKNIALQTITIPLKLSYKIQGDTVTFYKYEN; encoded by the coding sequence ATGAAAGATGAAAATAAAATACTAAAATGGTTAAATAATGAGCTTTCTCATGAAGAAATTGACGATTTAAAAAAATCAGGAAATTTTAAAGATTTAGAGAAAATAGCACATTACTCAACACAACTAGAAGCTCCAAAAGTAGATGCAGAAGCTGCATTACATGCTTTTCGATTAAAGCAAAAGCAAAAACCAAAAGTTCGCACTTTAAACTTTAGACCTTATTTAAAATATGCTGCTATTTTAGTTATTATGCTTAGTGTGGCTTTTTTAACTTTTTTTAATAACAATAAAAGTTATAATACTACCATTGCAGAAACCGAAACCATTACATTGCCAGATAACTCTCAAGTAATGCTTAGTGCAGTTTCTAGCCTTAGTTACAATAATAAAAAATGGAAAAACGATAGGGATTTAGAACTTGATGGTGAAGCCTTTTTTAAAGTAAGTAAAGGAAAGAAGTTTACTGTAAAAACAAGCGTTGGAGAGATACAAGTTTTAGGAACCCAATTTAATGTAAAAGAACGCGATAACTATTTTGAAGTACAATGTTACGAAGGTTTGGTAGCAGTTACTTACAATAAAAAAACTGTAAAGTTATCTAAAGGAAAATCGTTTAGAGTAGTAGATAACACAATAGAGTTAGTAGACGATTTTTCAAGTGCACAACCTTCTTGGTTAAGCCAAGAGTCAACCTTCGATAAAGTTCCACTAAAACATGTAATAGCAGATTTAGAGAATTATTACAACATTAAAGTAGAAACAAAAGCAATTGATATCGAACAGCTTTTTACAGGAACTTTCACACACAATAATAAAAATATCGCACTACAAACTATAACAATACCTTTAAAATTAAGTTATAAAATTCAAGGCGATACCGTTACTTTCTATAAATATGAAAATTAA